One Magnetococcales bacterium genomic window, CCGAAAAAAACTGGGACTACCAGAGAGTGGCTTGATCGTCGGCATGGTGGCCACCATGCGCAGCTGGAAGGGGCATAAGTTTTTACTCCCGGCCTTCGCCCAAATGCAAGATCAGCAGGCCCGGTTGCTCCTGGTGGGAGATGGCCCGGTGCGGGGTAACATCGAACGCCAGATTGCGGAGTTAAATCTGAAAGAACGGGTGATTTTGGTGGGTAATCAAGAAAATGTCCCCCCCTGGTTGCAGGCGATGGATCTGTTTGTGCTCCCCTCCTATGGCAACGAGGGCATTCCCCAGGGGCTGATGCAGGGGATGCTCACGGGGCTGCCGGTGATCACCACCCGGGTGGGGGGAATCCCGGAGATCGTCGAGGATGGTCAGACCGGTATTTTGTTGAGCCCCAAAGATGTCCCGAGCCTTACCAACGCCTTGAATGAACTCCTGAGCCACCATGAGCGCCGCCAACAGATGGGCCGCAACGCCCTCCAAGTGGCCCAAGAGCGGTTTGGCCTGGAGATCATGTTGGATCGCATGGAAGAGATCATCCGCCGAATCATCGCCGCCCCTTGATCCAATCAGACCATTTTGGCTACAGGATTGCTATCAGCTGATTCTTTGCAGACTCAATGCTATCAATGACAATCCATTTTATTAACAAAAAGTCACTGTGCTTGATTTTTCAAGGAATGATGGTAGGTTGATCCATAGGTAATCTCACTTCAAATGAATTGTCTTCGGGGGGAAGCATCATGCAAGTCCAGACAAATTCATCTGGCACCTACATTATCACCATTCCTGTGCGCTTCACATTTAAAGAGCATAAAATATTTCATTCAATCTACTGCAACAACAAAAAACATTCAAAATATATTCTTGACATGAAGAACGTCACTTACATTGATAGCAGTGCTTTAGGCATGATTCAACTGCTTGGAGATCACGAAAGCGTCGCCAAGAGGCAGGATCTGAAAATCATCAATACCAGCAAAAATGTCAAAAAGATGCTGCATATTTTCCAGTTTGACAAGCTATACACCATTACCTGAAAAGATCATCGACCCGTAAGCAGACCGCGAAAAATTCCCAGCATCCAGCGAAGCCCCCTCACCCCCTTCCGCCCCCTGTGACAGCTTTTCTGGCCGTCTTACTCCAGGGCAAAACGATTCTCCCAGGCAGCTATTAATTCAACATTTAGCCCCATCAAAAAACATGACCCAGTAGAATGAGACATAACTGACAGCCACTCTGTAAAGATTCCGTAACAGCTGTAAAGAAAGCATCACATTTCTTGACTCCTGTCCCCCCGGTGCTAGAGTCCAAAACCATAAGGCATGTCATTTCAAGGGACTTATTTATGGATGAACAAGGGGATGTACGATGAAAATTGAAAAAGATAAACGGGGCCACGTCATCTCTCCAACGGAACACTTCACCTTCAAGGAGCACAAAGAGTTTCATTCAGCTTATGCCAGAATCAAAAAGCCCACCAAATATATCCTCGACATGAAAAATGTCAAATATGTCGATAGCAGTGCTCTGGGTATGATTCAGCTATTGGGGGATCACAGCAGCGTGAAGAGTAAACGGGATATCAATATCATCAATGCTCACGAAAACGTGAAAAAGTTTTTTACCATTTTTAATTTCGACAAGATGTACCGCATTTCCTGAATGTGAGGCTATCCAAGAGGGGAACCCTCAGACCGCCATGCTGTCAGGTGCCATGGGGGTTCTTTCCTGGAAAAA contains:
- a CDS encoding STAS domain-containing protein; the protein is MKIEKDKRGHVISPTEHFTFKEHKEFHSAYARIKKPTKYILDMKNVKYVDSSALGMIQLLGDHSSVKSKRDINIINAHENVKKFFTIFNFDKMYRIS
- a CDS encoding glycosyltransferase family 4 protein yields the protein MTPLRMLHTESSLGWGGQEIRILTESAGFVQRGHSVKILAPRQSNIFKVAGNYGVEAVPCEMGGKNIPSLRATIQTLREHPADILLSHSSTDSWLGAIATRFISTPPPIIRVRHVSTGVPTNWPTRWLYSRAARHIVTTGEMVREQMIRVNGFPPEQITSIPTGIDREKFKPGDQLTARKKLGLPESGLIVGMVATMRSWKGHKFLLPAFAQMQDQQARLLLVGDGPVRGNIERQIAELNLKERVILVGNQENVPPWLQAMDLFVLPSYGNEGIPQGLMQGMLTGLPVITTRVGGIPEIVEDGQTGILLSPKDVPSLTNALNELLSHHERRQQMGRNALQVAQERFGLEIMLDRMEEIIRRIIAAP
- a CDS encoding STAS domain-containing protein, yielding MQVQTNSSGTYIITIPVRFTFKEHKIFHSIYCNNKKHSKYILDMKNVTYIDSSALGMIQLLGDHESVAKRQDLKIINTSKNVKKMLHIFQFDKLYTIT